A genomic window from Solidesulfovibrio sp. includes:
- a CDS encoding sulfatase-like hydrolase/transferase: MPDKDTSTVSRREFLKNTAQALTVGMVASALPGLPSLAGGPAPAKAATLPARPNLLILISDQERSPRDWPAGWAEANLDKARKRLLQNGLDFSRAYCSASMCSPSRGSLFTGLYPAQHGVTMTLAEGGDEVTLSPSLRNLAHLLVEAGYDVQLRGKWHLSKSAEGGTPTAEDLAQFGFAGWVPTNVGEALDVDTLAGGCPDMDEPTVDQAVAYLQSMTPEKALAKPFCLVVSLANPHDILAYPGLWDEESCTDKCYKNTANLNMGLTVPPSRNTDDLSLKPQVQKQALDLYASGLGPLVTEQKQLNYVNFYGYLQTIIDGQFNTVLQTLADRGLTESTVIVRTADHGEAGLAHGGLRQKMFNIYEECLNIPLIFSNPLLFPQARQTTAYATLVDLVPTLASLCGIPGWKWSYLPGEDLSPILLGTKPAVQDTILFTFDDEYAGQTSPPPYITEPCHIRCIVRTDADGEWKYARYYDPAGQAAEEYEMYCLKDGTGAAVDPEELDNLANPGSPNYAAYAAKRAELAALLAEVEAKRLAPVTPPGPPLPQLDLLLLGG; the protein is encoded by the coding sequence ATGCCCGACAAGGACACGAGTACCGTTTCCCGCCGCGAGTTTTTGAAAAACACGGCCCAGGCCCTGACCGTGGGCATGGTGGCCTCGGCCCTGCCCGGACTGCCGTCCCTGGCCGGCGGCCCGGCCCCGGCCAAGGCCGCCACGCTGCCGGCCCGGCCCAACCTGCTCATTTTGATCAGCGACCAGGAGCGCTCTCCCAGGGACTGGCCGGCGGGCTGGGCCGAGGCCAATCTGGACAAGGCCCGCAAGCGGTTGCTGCAAAACGGCCTGGACTTTTCCCGGGCCTATTGCAGCGCCTCCATGTGCTCGCCCAGCCGGGGCAGCCTTTTCACCGGGCTGTACCCGGCCCAGCACGGCGTGACCATGACCCTGGCCGAGGGCGGCGACGAGGTCACCCTCTCCCCGAGCCTGCGCAACCTCGCCCACCTGCTGGTGGAGGCCGGCTACGACGTGCAGTTGCGGGGCAAGTGGCACCTGTCCAAAAGCGCCGAGGGCGGCACGCCCACGGCCGAGGACCTGGCCCAATTCGGCTTCGCCGGCTGGGTGCCCACCAATGTCGGCGAGGCCCTGGATGTCGACACCCTGGCCGGCGGCTGCCCGGACATGGACGAGCCCACCGTGGACCAGGCCGTGGCCTACCTCCAGTCCATGACCCCGGAAAAGGCCCTGGCGAAACCCTTCTGCCTGGTCGTCTCCCTGGCCAACCCCCACGACATCCTGGCCTATCCGGGGCTGTGGGACGAGGAAAGCTGCACGGACAAGTGCTACAAGAACACGGCCAACCTGAACATGGGCCTGACCGTGCCCCCTTCCCGCAACACCGACGACCTGTCGCTCAAGCCGCAGGTGCAAAAGCAGGCCCTCGACCTGTACGCCAGCGGCCTGGGCCCGTTGGTGACGGAACAAAAGCAGCTCAACTATGTGAATTTTTACGGCTACCTGCAAACGATCATCGACGGGCAGTTCAACACCGTCCTGCAGACCCTGGCCGACCGGGGGCTGACCGAATCCACGGTCATCGTGCGCACGGCCGACCACGGCGAAGCGGGGCTGGCCCATGGCGGCCTGCGCCAGAAGATGTTCAACATCTACGAGGAGTGCCTCAACATTCCCCTGATTTTCTCCAATCCGCTGCTGTTCCCCCAGGCCCGGCAGACCACGGCCTATGCCACCCTGGTGGACCTGGTGCCCACCCTGGCCAGCCTGTGCGGCATCCCCGGCTGGAAATGGTCCTACCTGCCGGGCGAGGACCTCTCGCCCATCCTGCTGGGTACGAAACCCGCGGTCCAGGATACGATCCTGTTCACCTTCGACGACGAGTACGCCGGCCAGACCTCCCCGCCGCCCTACATCACCGAGCCCTGCCACATCCGCTGCATCGTCCGCACGGACGCGGACGGCGAGTGGAAATACGCCCGCTACTACGACCCGGCCGGGCAAGCCGCCGAAGAGTACGAGATGTATTGCCTCAAGGACGGCACGGGGGCAGCCGTTGACCCCGAGGAGCTCGACAACCTGGCCAACCCCGGCAGCCCCAACTACGCCGCCTACGCGGCCAAGCGCGCCGAACTGGCCGCGCTTTTAGCCGAGGTGGAGGCCAAGCGCCTGGCTCCGGTCACGCCGCCCGGCCCGCCCCTGCCCCAGCTCGATCTGCTGCTGCTTGGCGGGTAG
- a CDS encoding anaerobic sulfatase maturase: MDNLPRDAFSIMAKPVGPDCNLACAYCFYRPKKRLFRHPHPRMHRHVLERFVKSHLRLHPGPEVPFAWQGGEPLLAGLGFFEEAVRLQCRHAPPGKTAHNALQTNATLIDRDFARFFARNGFLLGVSLDGPASCHDAFRRRRDGGPTHGAVMAGLELLRSHGVAFNVLCAVHAANQDQPEEVYRFLRDAAGATHIQFIPIVAAGEAGLGPASVDAAAFGGFLSAVWDLWRREDVGRVFVGHFDAALAAHLGQPGGLCAMARDCGRALVLEHDGSLYACDHFVDAAHCLGSLARAPLPELVAGPVLAAFARRKAGGLPEACRACALAFACGGGCPKDRFAASPGGPAAQYLCPGLTAFLTHAAPELAAMAAVVRQQPAFRLVTA, encoded by the coding sequence GTGGACAACCTCCCCCGCGACGCCTTTTCCATCATGGCCAAGCCGGTGGGGCCGGACTGCAACCTGGCCTGCGCCTACTGTTTCTACCGGCCCAAGAAACGGCTGTTTCGCCATCCCCATCCGCGCATGCACCGGCACGTTCTGGAGCGCTTCGTCAAAAGCCACTTGCGGCTCCATCCCGGCCCCGAGGTGCCGTTTGCCTGGCAGGGCGGCGAACCGCTGCTGGCCGGCCTGGGCTTCTTCGAGGAGGCCGTGCGCCTCCAGTGCCGCCATGCGCCGCCGGGCAAGACGGCCCACAACGCCCTCCAGACCAACGCCACCCTGATCGACCGCGATTTCGCCCGGTTTTTCGCCAGAAACGGCTTCCTCCTCGGGGTCAGCCTGGACGGCCCGGCCTCCTGCCACGACGCCTTCCGCCGCCGCCGCGACGGCGGGCCGACCCACGGCGCGGTCATGGCCGGCCTGGAGTTGCTGCGGAGCCACGGCGTGGCCTTCAACGTGCTTTGCGCCGTGCACGCCGCCAACCAGGACCAGCCCGAGGAAGTCTACCGCTTCCTGCGCGACGCGGCCGGGGCGACCCACATCCAGTTCATTCCCATCGTGGCCGCCGGGGAGGCGGGGCTTGGCCCGGCCAGCGTCGATGCGGCCGCCTTCGGCGGCTTTCTTTCCGCGGTCTGGGACCTCTGGCGCCGCGAGGACGTGGGCCGGGTCTTCGTCGGCCATTTCGACGCCGCCCTGGCCGCCCACCTGGGCCAGCCGGGGGGGCTTTGCGCCATGGCCCGGGACTGCGGCCGGGCGCTGGTCCTGGAGCACGACGGCAGCCTCTATGCCTGCGACCATTTCGTGGATGCCGCGCACTGCCTGGGCAGCCTGGCCCGCGCGCCCTTGCCCGAGCTTGTGGCCGGCCCGGTCCTGGCGGCCTTCGCCCGCCGCAAGGCCGGCGGGCTGCCCGAGGCCTGCCGGGCCTGCGCCCTGGCCTTCGCCTGCGGCGGCGGCTGTCCCAAGGACCGTTTCGCGGCCTCCCCGGGCGGGCCGGCCGCCCAGTACCTGTGCCCGGGGCTGACCGCCTTTTTGACCCATGCCGCACCGGAGCTGGCCGCCATGGCGGCGGTGGTCCGGCAGCAGCCCGCCTTTCGCCTCGTGACGGCCTGA